GGTAAATAAATGCCAAAATTAATAATAAACAACCTGAACATAAAAGAAAAAAATGCCGATAAAAACGGAACAACTGGTTACAGAGTAAAAATAGATGGTGGAAATCCGATAGAATTTAGGAAAAAATATTTGGAGATTCAAGTTTCAAAAGGGGAGCATGAAGTTACAATATTTAGGACTGGACTTAAAAAGGTTGTGAAGAAAATTAAGGTAGCGGGGAAAGATGCCAAGGTTTCTGTAAGGATTGATGTTAGTTTGCCGATAATGACGGTAATACTTCAATTAATAATAAATAATTTTATTTTACCGAAACCATCTATTTTGAGAACAATTATTAGTGTTATTTTTTTAATTTTGTTTTTGTATTTGATGTTTATGAGGGAAGTAATAAAAGTGGATGTTGAAGAGTAGACAGCAAGAAATTTTAGCAGAGGATGATGATTTATGAAAGATGGAGAGACAAAAGATAGGGAGCAGGAAGAAGAAAAGTGGCTGAAATGGGCGATTGAACTGCAAAGTCTGGCTCAGGCGGGACTGGCTTATGGCAAGGATAAGTTTGATATTGAGCGGTTTGAGAGAATAAGGGAGATTTCAGCCGAGATGGTGTCTCATAAGACTGATATTTCGATAGAAAAAGTAAAAAATCTGTTTTGCAATGAAGTTGGATATCAGACTCCTAAGATTGATACAAGAGCTGCAATTTTTGAGAATAATAAAATTTTACTTATTCAGGAGAGCAATGGAAAATGGGCATTGCCAGGTGGCTGGGCAGATGTATTTCTTTCTGTTCGGGCAAATGTATTGAAGGAAGTTAAGGAAGAAGCTGGGATTGAAGCCGGTGCCGAAATGATTATAGCTTTGCTGGATGTAACGAAAAATCAGGAAAAGGAAATACCGTATGGTATAACAAAAATTTTTGTATTATGTAAATATATCAGTGGAAAATTTGAAAAGAATATAGAAACGATTGACAGCAGATATTTTGGAATTGATGAATTGCCAGAGCTTGCAACTAATAAAACTACAACTGAGCAGATACAGATGTGTTTTAAGGCGAATGAGAACAGGGATAATTGGAAAGTAATTTTTGATTAAATAAAAAATATAAAAAATAGATACTAGAGCTGTGGACTATATCTTTTAATTTTTATTAAGAGTAGTCCATTTTTAAAAATTTTTAATTTTCTTTAATTTTTAGAATTGTAAAAATCACGAAAAAATGGTATAATTATAAA
The window above is part of the Leptotrichia trevisanii DSM 22070 genome. Proteins encoded here:
- a CDS encoding NUDIX hydrolase — encoded protein: MKDGETKDREQEEEKWLKWAIELQSLAQAGLAYGKDKFDIERFERIREISAEMVSHKTDISIEKVKNLFCNEVGYQTPKIDTRAAIFENNKILLIQESNGKWALPGGWADVFLSVRANVLKEVKEEAGIEAGAEMIIALLDVTKNQEKEIPYGITKIFVLCKYISGKFEKNIETIDSRYFGIDELPELATNKTTTEQIQMCFKANENRDNWKVIFD